A window of the Fuscovulum sp. genome harbors these coding sequences:
- the gap gene encoding type I glyceraldehyde-3-phosphate dehydrogenase: MTITIGINGFGRIGRCTLAHIAESNRNDVQVVAINATGPIETNAHLLKYDSVHGRFPGTVKVSGGMLDLGRGPIRVMSTYNPDELDWDGVDVVLECTGNFNERDKAAVHLGRGARRVLVSAPAKRADKTVVYGVNHRSLTADHLVVSNGSCTTNCLAPLAKVLNDAIGIESGIMTTIHSYTGDQPTLDRRHADLYRARSAAMAMIPTSTGAAKALGEVLPELAGRLDGTAIRVPTPNVSAVDLTFVAGKSVSVADVNELVREAAAGYMGMVLAYDPEPKVSIDFNHTPYSSIFAPDQTKVVGGRTVRVLAWYDNEWGFSCRMADVAGVMGRLLH; this comes from the coding sequence ATGACCATCACCATCGGCATCAACGGCTTTGGTCGCATCGGGCGCTGCACGCTGGCGCATATCGCGGAGAGCAACCGAAACGACGTGCAGGTGGTGGCGATCAATGCAACCGGGCCGATTGAGACGAATGCCCATCTGTTGAAGTACGATTCGGTTCATGGACGCTTTCCCGGCACGGTGAAGGTCAGCGGCGGGATGCTGGATCTGGGGCGCGGGCCGATCCGGGTGATGTCGACCTACAATCCGGACGAACTGGATTGGGACGGTGTGGATGTGGTGCTGGAATGCACCGGGAATTTCAACGAACGCGACAAGGCGGCCGTACATCTGGGGCGCGGGGCGCGGCGGGTGCTGGTGTCCGCCCCGGCCAAGCGGGCGGACAAGACGGTTGTGTACGGGGTGAACCACCGCAGCCTGACAGCGGATCATCTGGTGGTGTCGAACGGGTCTTGTACGACCAACTGCCTGGCACCTTTGGCGAAGGTGTTGAACGACGCCATCGGAATTGAATCGGGGATCATGACGACGATCCATTCCTATACGGGTGATCAGCCGACGCTGGACCGCCGCCATGCAGACCTGTATCGCGCGCGGTCGGCGGCGATGGCGATGATCCCCACCAGCACCGGCGCCGCCAAGGCGCTGGGCGAGGTGTTGCCAGAACTGGCCGGTCGGCTGGACGGAACGGCGATCCGGGTGCCAACACCCAATGTAAGCGCGGTGGACCTGACGTTTGTGGCAGGCAAATCGGTTAGCGTGGCCGATGTGAACGAACTCGTGCGCGAGGCGGCGGCGGGCTATATGGGAATGGTGCTGGCCTATGATCCGGAACCAAAGGTATCCATCGACTTCAATCACACGCCGTATTCGTCTATCTTTGCGCCGGACCAGACGAAGGTTGTGGGTGGGCGCACGGTGCGCGTGCTGGCATGGTATGACAACGAGTGGGGCTTCTCTTGCCGGATGGCCGATGTGGCCGGGGTGATGGGGCGGCTCCTCCACTGA
- a CDS encoding DUF808 domain-containing protein, with protein sequence MSGLLALLDDVAAIAKVAAASVDDIAAAATKAGVKAAGVVIDDAAVTPKYVHGFEADRELPIIWRIALGSVRNKLVILLPALLALDHFLPQAITPLLMLGGAYLCFEGAEKVVHAFAPHADHAVAEDFDPKDPTRLEEEKIAGAIKTDFILSAEIMTIALATIESPSFWMQAITLAVVGILITVAVYGAVALIVKMDDVGLHMAATGRTGAGRALGRGLVLAMPKLMAFLSVVGTAAMLWVGGNIVVHGLEVTHLWVWPYETIHHIADAASAAIGKAQGLVSWAVTAFFDGIFGLILGVLLIPVATRIIGPLIAALRPGKAKA encoded by the coding sequence ATGAGTGGTTTGCTCGCCCTGCTGGATGATGTGGCCGCCATTGCCAAGGTCGCAGCCGCCTCTGTTGATGACATTGCCGCAGCCGCCACCAAGGCCGGGGTCAAAGCGGCGGGTGTGGTGATCGACGATGCTGCTGTCACGCCCAAATACGTTCATGGGTTTGAGGCGGACCGCGAACTTCCCATCATCTGGCGGATCGCGCTGGGGTCGGTCCGCAACAAGCTGGTCATCCTTTTGCCCGCCCTGTTGGCGCTGGATCATTTCCTGCCGCAGGCCATTACCCCGCTTCTGATGCTGGGCGGGGCCTACCTCTGCTTTGAGGGCGCGGAGAAGGTCGTCCACGCCTTCGCCCCCCATGCCGATCACGCTGTCGCGGAAGATTTCGATCCGAAAGATCCCACCCGGCTTGAGGAAGAAAAGATCGCAGGCGCAATCAAGACCGACTTCATCCTGTCAGCAGAAATCATGACCATCGCACTCGCCACCATCGAAAGCCCCAGCTTCTGGATGCAGGCCATCACGCTGGCGGTGGTGGGCATCCTGATTACAGTGGCCGTCTATGGGGCCGTCGCGCTGATCGTGAAGATGGATGATGTCGGCCTGCACATGGCCGCCACAGGCCGCACCGGGGCAGGGCGCGCCCTTGGGCGCGGGTTGGTTCTGGCCATGCCGAAACTGATGGCGTTCCTTTCCGTCGTCGGCACCGCCGCCATGCTCTGGGTCGGCGGCAACATCGTCGTGCATGGGTTAGAGGTGACGCATCTTTGGGTCTGGCCCTATGAAACCATCCATCACATCGCCGATGCAGCATCGGCGGCCATTGGCAAAGCGCAAGGTCTGGTTTCCTGGGCAGTCACCGCCTTTTTTGACGGGATCTTCGGCCTGATTCTGGGTGTGCTGCTGATTCCGGTCGCCACCCGCATCATCGGCCCCCTGATCGCCGCGCTTCGCCCCGGCAAGGCCAAGGCATGA
- a CDS encoding DoxX family membrane protein, with amino-acid sequence MTDRFGDVATLAGRILIAALFLAGTVQKAANPLAVESLLSARGWPEWLVWPALVFNLLAALALIAGWRIRPVATLLAAYCAVTSLFHFIPTDPWQMSIFVKNWAIAGGCLILAAHGAGCYTLRR; translated from the coding sequence ATGACCGATCGCTTTGGTGATGTGGCCACGCTGGCCGGGCGCATCCTGATCGCCGCGCTGTTTCTTGCCGGAACCGTGCAAAAGGCGGCCAACCCGCTGGCGGTGGAAAGCCTGCTTTCCGCGCGTGGCTGGCCGGAATGGCTTGTCTGGCCCGCGCTGGTCTTCAATCTGCTGGCTGCACTGGCCTTGATCGCAGGTTGGCGAATTCGCCCTGTAGCAACGCTACTGGCCGCCTATTGCGCGGTGACCAGCCTGTTCCACTTCATCCCCACCGATCCGTGGCAGATGTCGATCTTCGTCAAGAATTGGGCGATTGCAGGCGGTTGCCTGATCCTCGCCGCGCATGGCGCAGGGTGTTACACCCTGCGCCGCTAG
- the tkt gene encoding transketolase, translating to MDIQTLRARHPDHWKRACAIRTLTLDAVAAANSGHSGMPMGMADVATVLFEKHLNFDPAAPRWPNRDRFILSAGHGSMLIYSLLYLTGYADMTLEQIKNFRQWGAITAGHPEYGHVAGVETTTGPLGQGIANAVGFAMAEENLRARWGSKIMDHHTYVIAGDGCLMEGVSQEAIALAGKQALSRLIVLWDDNGITIDGKVSIADVTDQKMRFAASGWNVLSCDGHDPEDIDRALVEAKASDKPTMIACKTHIALGHAAQDTSKGHGALTDAAQMKAAKEAYGWDYAPFEIPADVKTAWEAKGKRGASAHKEWAARLAALSAAKQAEFARIFAGEAPAKLGAVIRALKKQAVEDAPKLATRAASEKVLGVVNPVMTETMGGSADLTGSNNTKTADMGVFTPEDRKGRYVYYGIREHGMAAAMNGMALHGGVRPYGGTFMCFTDYARPSMRLSALMGVPVVYVMTHDSIGLGEDGPTHQPVEHLAISRATPNTLVIRPADLVETAEAWEVALMQTATPTVLALSRQNLPAVRKTHTTQNLVSKGAYVLAEATGKRQVILMATGSEVEIALKARDALEAEGIGTRVVSMPSMELFAQQDVAYRKRILPGGPVRVAVEAGVRMGWDRWLLGERGKETKAGFVGMSSFGASAPIDRLYKEFGITAENTVAVVKSLL from the coding sequence TTGGATATTCAGACGCTCCGCGCCCGCCACCCGGATCACTGGAAGCGCGCCTGCGCGATCCGCACCCTGACGCTTGATGCGGTTGCGGCCGCGAATTCGGGCCATTCGGGGATGCCCATGGGGATGGCCGATGTGGCAACGGTGCTGTTCGAGAAGCATCTGAATTTCGATCCCGCCGCGCCGCGCTGGCCGAACCGCGACCGGTTCATCCTGTCTGCAGGGCATGGGTCGATGCTGATCTATTCGCTGCTTTATCTGACCGGCTATGCCGACATGACGTTGGAGCAGATCAAGAATTTCCGCCAATGGGGCGCGATCACCGCGGGCCACCCGGAATATGGCCATGTGGCAGGTGTGGAAACGACGACCGGCCCGCTGGGGCAAGGTATTGCGAATGCCGTCGGCTTTGCGATGGCCGAGGAAAACCTGCGTGCGCGCTGGGGATCCAAGATCATGGATCACCATACCTATGTGATCGCGGGCGATGGCTGCCTGATGGAAGGGGTGAGCCAGGAGGCGATTGCCCTGGCAGGCAAGCAGGCCCTGTCGCGGCTGATCGTGCTGTGGGATGACAACGGCATCACCATCGACGGCAAGGTGTCCATCGCTGATGTGACGGACCAGAAGATGCGGTTTGCGGCATCGGGATGGAACGTGCTGTCCTGTGACGGGCATGACCCCGAGGATATCGATCGGGCTCTGGTGGAGGCAAAGGCATCGGACAAGCCCACGATGATCGCCTGCAAGACGCATATCGCGCTTGGCCATGCCGCGCAGGATACCTCCAAGGGACATGGCGCGCTGACTGATGCGGCACAGATGAAGGCCGCGAAAGAGGCCTATGGTTGGGACTATGCCCCGTTCGAGATTCCGGCGGATGTGAAAACGGCCTGGGAAGCAAAGGGCAAGCGCGGCGCTTCTGCCCATAAGGAATGGGCTGCGCGGCTGGCGGCACTGTCGGCAGCAAAGCAGGCGGAATTTGCGCGCATTTTTGCGGGCGAGGCCCCAGCGAAACTGGGCGCGGTGATCCGTGCGCTGAAGAAGCAGGCGGTGGAAGATGCGCCGAAATTGGCCACCCGCGCGGCATCGGAAAAGGTGCTGGGCGTGGTCAATCCGGTGATGACGGAAACCATGGGGGGATCGGCCGATCTGACCGGGTCGAACAACACCAAGACCGCCGATATGGGCGTGTTTACGCCCGAGGATCGCAAAGGGCGTTATGTCTATTACGGCATTCGCGAGCACGGGATGGCGGCGGCGATGAACGGGATGGCCTTGCATGGGGGCGTGCGGCCCTATGGTGGCACGTTCATGTGTTTCACCGACTATGCCCGCCCGTCGATGCGTCTTTCGGCGCTGATGGGGGTGCCTGTGGTATACGTCATGACGCATGACAGCATCGGTCTGGGCGAGGATGGCCCGACACACCAGCCGGTGGAACATCTGGCGATCAGCCGGGCGACGCCCAACACTTTGGTGATCCGGCCTGCCGATCTGGTGGAAACGGCCGAGGCCTGGGAAGTGGCACTGATGCAAACGGCTACGCCCACGGTGCTGGCCCTGTCGCGGCAGAACCTGCCGGCGGTGCGCAAGACCCATACGACGCAGAACCTTGTGTCCAAGGGGGCTTATGTGCTGGCCGAGGCGACAGGGAAGCGTCAGGTGATCCTGATGGCGACAGGGTCCGAAGTGGAGATCGCGCTGAAGGCGCGGGATGCGCTGGAGGCGGAGGGGATCGGCACACGGGTAGTGTCGATGCCGTCGATGGAGCTGTTCGCCCAACAGGACGTGGCCTATCGCAAGCGTATCCTGCCGGGTGGTCCCGTGCGGGTGGCCGTTGAGGCAGGCGTGCGGATGGGCTGGGACCGGTGGTTGCTGGGCGAGCGCGGCAAAGAGACGAAAGCCGGGTTTGTGGGCATGTCGTCCTTTGGCGCGTCGGCCCCGATTGACCGGCTTTACAAGGAGTTCGGGATCACGGCGGAGAACACCGTCGCCGTGGTGAAATCTCTGCTCTAA